The Xylanibacillus composti DNA window TTCTGCGAGAAGCCGCTGGCCTTGACCTTAAGCGATGCGCGGGAAATGCTGGATGCGGCAGAAGCGAGCGGCGTGAAGCATATGGTCGGCTTCAATTATCGCTTCGCGCCGGCCGTGCAGCTGGCGAAGAAGCTTGTCGCCGACGGGCGTCTCGGCAAGCTGTATCACTTCCGCGCTTCCTTCCTGCAGGATTTCATCGTGGATCCGAACTTCCCGCTTGTCTGGCGGCTGCAGAAGGACATAGCCGGCTCCGGCTCGCATGGGGATCTAGGCGCACATCTGATCGATCTGGCGCGCTTCCTTGTCGGCGAATTCCATGAGGTCATCGGAATGAGCGAGACCTTCATCAAGGAACGGCCATTGGCGGGAGAAATGAGCGGCTTGAGCGCTTCCGGCAGCAGCGAAGGGCCGAAAGGCGAGGTAACTGTTGACGATGCGACCTTGTTCCTGGCTCGCTTCGACAACGGCGTACTGGGCAGCTTCGAGGCCAGCCGATTCGCACCCGGCCACCGCTGCACGAACTCGTTCGAAATCAACGGAAGCAAGGGCAGCGTGAAGTTCGATTTCGAGCGTATGAACGAGCTGCAGGTGTATTTCACGGACGATGCCGAGGATGTGCAGGGCTTCCGCCGCGTGCTTGCCACAGATCCGAGCCATGCCTATATGGATGCCTGGTGGCCGCCGGGCCATACGATCGGCTTCGAGCACACATTCATCCATGAAACGCTGGAGCTGCTCCATGCGATCCGGGACAATCGTCAGCCGGTGCCGAACTTCCGGGACGGTGTGCAATGCCAGGAAGTGCTGGAGGCTGTGGACAAGTCAATCGCCGAGCGCCGCTGGGTGAAGATAAGCGAGATGTGATTGCATAGGATTTTGCTATAACTTCGCGACTCCTGTTCGATTGCGGACGGAGTCGCACCCCTTATAATCATCATTGCATGCTGCTGGATGGACAGCTTGCTCCATACGCGGCTGCCGATCATGCTTGGGGTTGCGGGAGATCGCATACATTTTGACATCAGGAGAGTGAAACAATGGGACATGATATTCGTATTGGCACGTTAGTAGGAGGCGGAGACGCTGTCAGAGTGCTGCCGCAGATTATTCCTTACGGATTCGAGAGCTTCGGCCTGAATTTTTGGCAGACGACTGGCAACGTGGATTTGGTGGAAACGGCGAAGCGCGTGCGGGAGATTGCAGACGAGCATGATATCGTCATTTCCACTCTCGGTATTTTTGGCAACCCGCTGACCGGTACAGGGAAGAACGCGGATACGCTCGCCAGCTGGGAACGATTGATCGACGCGGCTGAGCTGTTCGGCACGAATATGGTCAACGGCTTCACCGGACGGATCGTAGACAGACCGATCGAGGAGTCAATCCCGAAATTCAAGGAAGTGTTCGGCGAGCTGGCCAAGCGCGCGGCTGACCGCGGCGTGCGGATTGCCTTCGAGAATTGCGATATGAACGGCGATTGGTGGCGCGGCGACTGGAACATCGCGCACAATCCGACCGCTTGGGAGATGATGTTCGATGCGGTTCCGGCGGACAACATCGGCCTGGAATGGGAGCCCTGCCACCAGATGGTCA harbors:
- a CDS encoding sugar phosphate isomerase/epimerase family protein; the encoded protein is MGHDIRIGTLVGGGDAVRVLPQIIPYGFESFGLNFWQTTGNVDLVETAKRVREIADEHDIVISTLGIFGNPLTGTGKNADTLASWERLIDAAELFGTNMVNGFTGRIVDRPIEESIPKFKEVFGELAKRAADRGVRIAFENCDMNGDWWRGDWNIAHNPTAWEMMFDAVPADNIGLEWEPCHQMVSLIDPIPQLRKWVDKIFHVHGKDATIAWDIVKEYGVHGPKQYVWHRTPGFGDTNWSDIITILRQHGYKGTIDIEGWHDPVYRDELEMTGQVHALNYLKRCRGGDFVPNPK
- a CDS encoding Gfo/Idh/MocA family protein yields the protein MDQVKVGMIGYKFMGKAHSHAYKDLPMFFPESPKPVMQAICGRDPSGVEQAAAQFGWESIETDWRKLIQRDDIDLIDINAPSNAHKEIAVEAARAGKHLFCEKPLALTLSDAREMLDAAEASGVKHMVGFNYRFAPAVQLAKKLVADGRLGKLYHFRASFLQDFIVDPNFPLVWRLQKDIAGSGSHGDLGAHLIDLARFLVGEFHEVIGMSETFIKERPLAGEMSGLSASGSSEGPKGEVTVDDATLFLARFDNGVLGSFEASRFAPGHRCTNSFEINGSKGSVKFDFERMNELQVYFTDDAEDVQGFRRVLATDPSHAYMDAWWPPGHTIGFEHTFIHETLELLHAIRDNRQPVPNFRDGVQCQEVLEAVDKSIAERRWVKISEM